A single region of the Verrucomicrobiota bacterium genome encodes:
- a CDS encoding alpha-L-fucosidase encodes MFMNGHAERSARVEKWFAPARFGLFYHWGLFTGGGNTAKAGWWAPLQFASIAELEATAPAPEVLARNLVDTAEKTGARYITFTVVHSCGGWAVMYPTAVEGFIHISTRDYVGAVLAEAAKRKLRVILYLPGSMG; translated from the coding sequence ATGTTCATGAATGGTCACGCGGAAAGATCGGCACGGGTGGAAAAATGGTTTGCCCCGGCGAGATTCGGACTTTTTTATCACTGGGGACTTTTCACCGGCGGGGGGAATACCGCCAAGGCCGGATGGTGGGCCCCACTGCAATTTGCTTCCATCGCAGAGCTGGAGGCCACGGCCCCGGCCCCGGAAGTCCTCGCTCGGAACCTCGTGGATACAGCGGAAAAAACCGGCGCGCGTTATATTACTTTTACGGTCGTCCACTCCTGCGGGGGATGGGCCGTGATGTACCCTACTGCCGTGGAAGGCTTCATTCATATCTCCACCCGGGATTATGTCGGCGCGGTACTCGCTGAGGCGGCCAAACGCAAATTGCGCGTGATCCTCTACCTACCCGGAAGTATGGG